A window of Pseudodesulfovibrio hydrargyri contains these coding sequences:
- a CDS encoding cupin domain-containing protein has translation MSDTFKGDGIFPKGPLNEAYAAYFTGTSYLEMLSTEGVYIGNVTFEPGCRNFWHIHHKGGQILLVTGGRGWYQEAGKPARELRPGDVVNIAPETKHWHGAAKDSWFAHVAVEVPAEGKSNEWLEPVSDEEYDALG, from the coding sequence ATGAGCGATACCTTCAAGGGAGACGGCATCTTCCCCAAAGGGCCCCTGAACGAGGCCTACGCCGCCTATTTCACCGGCACCAGCTATCTGGAAATGCTTTCCACCGAAGGCGTGTACATCGGCAACGTGACCTTCGAGCCCGGCTGCCGCAACTTCTGGCACATCCACCACAAGGGCGGCCAGATCCTGCTCGTGACCGGCGGACGCGGCTGGTACCAGGAGGCCGGAAAACCGGCCCGCGAACTGCGCCCCGGCGACGTGGTCAACATCGCGCCCGAGACCAAGCACTGGCACGGCGCCGCCAAGGATTCCTGGTTCGCCCACGTGGCGGTGGAGGTCCCGGCCGAGGGCAAGTCCAACGAGTGGCTGGAGCCGGTTTCCGACGAGGAGTACGACGCCCTGGGCTAA
- a CDS encoding carboxymuconolactone decarboxylase family protein, translating into MNKETTLDARQKAIVTIAAFTTTGDTARLKPALNEGLDAGLTVNEVKEVLVQMYAYAGFPRSLGGIWTFMGVMDERKAKGIEDEMGKEASPLPADFNRDAYGARVRADLSGLKEVPKEDAPYQKFAPIIDTYLKEHLFADIFARDVLTRQERELATIACLASLGRAEGPLGFHMGAAMNTGLSKGQMHDFVKVLDAEVGKDEADSAGKVLAKVLEARK; encoded by the coding sequence ATGAACAAGGAAACAACCCTCGACGCCCGCCAAAAGGCCATCGTGACCATCGCCGCCTTCACCACCACGGGCGACACGGCCCGGCTCAAACCGGCCCTGAACGAAGGGCTGGACGCCGGGCTGACCGTCAACGAGGTCAAGGAAGTCCTTGTCCAGATGTACGCCTACGCGGGCTTTCCCCGCAGCCTGGGCGGAATCTGGACCTTCATGGGCGTGATGGACGAACGCAAGGCCAAGGGCATCGAGGATGAAATGGGCAAGGAAGCCTCGCCGCTTCCGGCCGACTTCAACCGCGACGCCTACGGCGCCCGCGTGCGCGCCGACCTGTCCGGGCTCAAGGAAGTCCCCAAGGAAGACGCCCCGTACCAGAAGTTCGCGCCGATCATCGACACGTACCTCAAGGAGCACCTGTTCGCGGACATCTTCGCCCGCGACGTGCTGACCCGCCAGGAACGCGAACTGGCGACCATCGCCTGCCTGGCCAGCCTGGGCCGGGCCGAGGGGCCGCTCGGCTTCCACATGGGCGCGGCCATGAACACCGGCCTGTCCAAGGGCCAGATGCACGACTTCGTCAAGGTCCTGGACGCCGAGGTGGGCAAGGACGAGGCGGACAGCGCGGGCAAGGTGCTCGCCAAGGTCCTCGAAGCCCGCAAGTAG
- a CDS encoding aldo/keto reductase translates to MKTRTLGNNGLRVSALGMGCMGMSYAYGPPSDKKEMISLIRAAVERGVTFFDTAEVYGPFINEKLVGEALEPFRGQVAIGTKFGFNTAGDARGMEGGPLLDSRPEHIRQVAEDSLKRLRVEAIDLFYQHRVDPEVPIEDVAGTVRDLIREGKVLHFGLSEANAETIRRAHVVQPVAALQSEYALSWRRPEENVLPTLKELGIGLVAFGALGRGFLAGTIGEDTVFDKTDFRGTIPRLLPDARRENMPIVDLLRRVAAEKDATPAQIALAWVMAREPWIVPIPGIRTFPQLEEDLGALDVTLTPDDLSMIDEAASKIVIRGLREPESTLQYMAD, encoded by the coding sequence ATGAAAACACGCACACTGGGAAACAACGGCCTGAGGGTCTCGGCCCTGGGCATGGGTTGCATGGGCATGAGCTATGCCTACGGGCCTCCGTCCGACAAGAAGGAGATGATCTCGCTGATCCGCGCCGCGGTGGAGCGGGGCGTCACCTTCTTCGATACCGCCGAGGTCTACGGGCCCTTCATCAATGAAAAGCTGGTGGGCGAGGCCCTGGAGCCCTTCCGGGGACAGGTGGCCATCGGCACCAAGTTCGGCTTCAACACGGCGGGCGACGCCCGGGGCATGGAGGGCGGCCCGCTCCTCGACAGCAGGCCGGAGCATATCCGGCAGGTCGCCGAGGACTCGCTCAAACGGCTGCGGGTCGAGGCCATCGACCTGTTCTACCAGCACCGGGTCGACCCCGAGGTTCCCATCGAGGACGTCGCGGGCACGGTGCGGGATCTGATCCGCGAGGGCAAGGTCCTCCACTTCGGCCTGTCCGAGGCGAACGCGGAGACCATCCGCCGTGCCCACGTGGTCCAGCCGGTGGCCGCCCTGCAGAGCGAGTACGCCCTGTCCTGGCGGCGGCCCGAGGAAAACGTGTTGCCCACCCTCAAGGAGCTGGGCATCGGCCTGGTCGCCTTCGGGGCCCTGGGCCGGGGATTTCTGGCCGGAACCATCGGCGAGGACACGGTCTTCGACAAGACGGACTTCCGAGGCACCATCCCCCGCCTTCTGCCGGACGCCCGCAGGGAGAACATGCCCATCGTCGACCTGCTGCGCCGGGTCGCGGCCGAAAAGGACGCCACCCCGGCGCAGATCGCCCTGGCCTGGGTCATGGCCCGGGAGCCGTGGATCGTTCCCATCCCCGGCATCCGGACCTTCCCCCAGCTGGAGGAGGACCTGGGCGCGCTGGACGTGACGCTCACCCCGGATGACCTCTCGATGATCGACGAGGCCGCCTCGAAGATCGTAATCCGGGGGCTGCGCGAGCCGGAATCCACATTGCAATACATGGCCGATTGA
- a CDS encoding alpha/beta hydrolase translates to MKLTAFVTKLMKTALPVLTLVLAANLAYAEEDMTWDKTFKLSDKVVHEKVSYPNRYGITLSADMYMPKDMDKSKKYPALVVGTPYGGVKEQGAGIYAQTMAERGFVAIAFDESFNGESGGEPRHISSPEIFSEDFSAGVDFLGTRPFVDRNRIGAIGICGSGGFALKAAQVDQRIKAVATASMYDMSRVIRNGWQDSMTDEERTKVLTELGEQRWKDFENGAPMLPEGFPTEAVNSIPEGLDPIMSEFWEYYAMPRGHHPRSHGPFTATSNMAFTNFPLLNYIDTISPRPILFIMGEKAHSRYFTEDAYKMAKEPKELVIVPGARHIDLYDRTDMIPFDKLEDFFTKSL, encoded by the coding sequence ATGAAACTTACCGCTTTTGTGACCAAGCTGATGAAAACCGCACTGCCGGTGCTGACCCTGGTGCTGGCGGCCAACCTTGCCTATGCGGAGGAAGATATGACCTGGGACAAGACATTCAAATTGAGCGACAAGGTCGTTCACGAAAAGGTTTCGTACCCCAACCGGTACGGCATCACCCTGTCCGCGGACATGTACATGCCCAAGGACATGGACAAATCCAAGAAATACCCGGCGCTGGTCGTGGGTACGCCCTACGGCGGCGTCAAGGAGCAGGGCGCGGGCATCTACGCCCAGACCATGGCCGAGCGCGGCTTCGTGGCCATCGCCTTTGACGAGTCCTTCAACGGCGAAAGCGGCGGCGAGCCCCGCCACATCTCGTCCCCGGAAATCTTCTCCGAGGACTTCAGCGCGGGCGTGGACTTTCTGGGCACCCGTCCCTTCGTGGACCGGAACCGGATCGGCGCCATCGGCATCTGCGGCAGCGGCGGGTTCGCCCTCAAGGCCGCGCAGGTCGACCAGCGCATCAAGGCCGTGGCCACCGCGTCCATGTACGACATGAGCCGCGTGATCCGAAACGGCTGGCAGGATTCCATGACCGACGAGGAGCGCACCAAGGTGCTCACCGAGCTCGGCGAGCAGCGCTGGAAGGACTTCGAGAACGGCGCCCCCATGCTGCCCGAGGGCTTCCCGACCGAAGCGGTCAATTCCATTCCCGAGGGGCTGGACCCGATCATGAGCGAGTTCTGGGAATACTACGCCATGCCGCGCGGCCACCATCCGCGCTCCCACGGCCCGTTCACGGCGACCAGCAACATGGCCTTCACGAACTTCCCGCTGCTCAACTACATCGACACCATCTCGCCGCGCCCGATCCTGTTCATCATGGGCGAGAAGGCGCATTCCCGGTACTTTACCGAGGACGCCTACAAGATGGCCAAGGAGCCCAAGGAGCTGGTCATCGTCCCCGGCGCGCGGCACATCGACCTGTACGACCGCACGGACATGATCCCGTTCGACAAGCTTGAGGACTTCTTCACCAAGTCGCTGTAG
- a CDS encoding flavodoxin family protein, with amino-acid sequence MRERDRDTDRTGIFRERRELLKAGATLVAAPVAAAMASAQPAQAESGPAKAVKNVLIVSASPRDEGNSDILCDEFLRGAAEAGHRAEKIRLSDLDINFCLGCCSCISDPGSCVQDDDMAPLMKKALEADVLVLASPVYFMTFNARMKNFIDRFCPIYTMVRDLDVYFIASAAGGRRSIDSVVAGFRVFTDCLYGARERGVVACTGIWDEGGVKGTGSLREAYDMGRNV; translated from the coding sequence ATGCGGGAACGCGACAGGGACACGGACCGGACGGGGATTTTCCGGGAGCGGCGCGAGCTGCTCAAGGCGGGGGCGACCCTGGTCGCGGCCCCGGTCGCGGCGGCCATGGCGTCCGCGCAACCGGCGCAGGCGGAATCCGGCCCGGCCAAGGCCGTGAAAAACGTGCTGATCGTCTCGGCCAGCCCCAGGGACGAGGGCAATTCCGACATCCTGTGCGACGAGTTCCTGCGCGGCGCCGCAGAGGCCGGGCACCGGGCCGAGAAGATCCGGCTGTCGGACCTCGACATCAACTTCTGCCTCGGGTGCTGCTCGTGCATCTCCGACCCCGGCTCCTGCGTGCAGGACGACGACATGGCCCCGCTCATGAAAAAGGCCCTGGAGGCGGATGTCCTGGTCCTGGCCAGCCCGGTCTATTTCATGACCTTCAACGCCCGGATGAAGAACTTCATCGACCGTTTCTGCCCCATCTACACCATGGTCCGCGACCTGGACGTCTACTTCATCGCCTCGGCGGCGGGTGGCCGGCGGTCCATCGACAGCGTGGTCGCCGGGTTCAGGGTCTTCACCGATTGCCTGTACGGGGCCCGGGAACGGGGCGTGGTCGCCTGCACCGGCATCTGGGACGAGGGCGGCGTCAAGGGGACGGGCTCTCTCCGGGAGGCCTACGACATGGGCCGCAACGTCTAG
- a CDS encoding Gfo/Idh/MocA family protein — MSKIKVGFIGLNPDSHWASTAHIPALKSLADDFEVVGVANSTPESGKRSAEALGLKHAFDTPMDLVASDGIDLVVVTVKVPYHFELVSAALEAGKNVHCEWPLGNGLEEARKLSALAKEKGVVATVGTQMRAAVEVEYLGKLIADGYVGEVLSSTIVADAGGWGTETVADLAYLNDKATGATMLTIPFGHTLAGVRDVLGEFKDIAGRMVLRRDKVKVTDTGETLTATSEDQIMVNGVFESGAAFSAHYRGGMSRGTNFLWEINGTEGDIQVRAGFGHGQMAQLSLFGANGEETEMHPLAVPAELYEGRPEEVIPRNVGGIYALVAGDIRNGTRNAPSFADAVRLHELLDAIERTSEKVAGR, encoded by the coding sequence ATGAGCAAGATCAAAGTTGGATTCATCGGATTGAACCCGGACAGCCACTGGGCTTCCACCGCGCATATCCCGGCGCTCAAGTCCCTGGCCGACGACTTCGAGGTCGTGGGCGTGGCCAACTCCACCCCGGAAAGCGGGAAGAGGTCCGCCGAGGCGCTCGGCCTGAAACACGCCTTTGACACGCCCATGGACCTGGTCGCCTCGGACGGGATCGACCTGGTCGTGGTCACTGTCAAGGTGCCCTACCATTTCGAACTGGTCTCCGCCGCGCTTGAGGCGGGCAAGAACGTGCACTGCGAGTGGCCGCTCGGCAACGGGTTGGAAGAGGCCCGCAAGCTGTCCGCCCTGGCCAAGGAAAAGGGCGTGGTCGCCACCGTGGGCACGCAGATGCGCGCGGCCGTGGAGGTCGAATACCTGGGCAAGCTGATTGCGGACGGGTACGTCGGCGAGGTGCTCTCCTCGACCATCGTGGCCGACGCCGGGGGCTGGGGCACGGAGACGGTCGCCGACCTCGCCTACCTCAACGACAAGGCCACGGGCGCGACCATGCTGACCATCCCGTTCGGGCACACCCTGGCCGGGGTGCGCGACGTGCTCGGCGAGTTCAAGGACATCGCCGGACGCATGGTTCTGCGCCGCGACAAGGTCAAGGTGACCGACACCGGCGAGACCCTGACCGCCACCTCCGAGGACCAGATCATGGTCAACGGCGTGTTTGAAAGCGGCGCGGCCTTCTCGGCCCACTACCGGGGCGGCATGTCCCGGGGGACCAACTTCCTCTGGGAGATCAACGGCACCGAGGGCGATATCCAGGTCAGGGCCGGGTTCGGCCACGGCCAGATGGCCCAGCTCTCCCTGTTCGGCGCGAACGGCGAAGAGACCGAAATGCACCCCCTGGCCGTTCCGGCCGAGCTGTACGAAGGCCGCCCGGAAGAGGTCATCCCGCGCAACGTCGGCGGCATCTACGCCCTGGTCGCCGGGGACATCAGGAACGGCACCCGCAACGCCCCCAGCTTCGCGGACGCCGTCAGGCTGCACGAACTACTGGACGCCATCGAGCGGACCTCCGAGAAAGTCGCCGGGCGGTAG
- a CDS encoding cyclophilin-like fold protein — protein MSENTTDIQLIVGETVIPAVLNDSKPAQALLAKLPYTVRLQRYEHDFCGVMSDSLPFDKTSLRSGWKNGDIAYAVDGNYFAILYKDEEISQQFDGMVTMGALDCPPSVMETLDRSISVRIELKK, from the coding sequence ATGTCCGAGAACACGACCGATATCCAGTTGATCGTCGGCGAGACCGTGATCCCCGCGGTGCTCAACGACAGCAAGCCTGCCCAGGCGCTGCTGGCCAAACTGCCGTACACCGTGCGGCTGCAGCGCTACGAACACGACTTTTGCGGGGTCATGAGCGACTCGCTGCCCTTTGACAAGACCAGCCTGCGCAGCGGGTGGAAGAACGGCGACATCGCCTATGCCGTGGACGGGAACTATTTCGCCATCCTTTACAAGGATGAGGAGATTTCCCAACAGTTCGACGGTATGGTCACCATGGGCGCGCTCGACTGCCCCCCGTCCGTCATGGAGACCCTGGACCGGAGCATTTCCGTCCGGATAGAGCTGAAAAAATAG
- a CDS encoding DUF362 domain-containing protein: protein MDRRDFLKSGIVAGSALALGGVTGLWSAAASAAGPQRQWDLVAVRGGEPDEMFDSAIAAYGGMGTFVPKGARVVIKPNIGWDVSPERGGNTNPRLIGRIAEHCFDAGAREVVVFDHSCDNWRQCYLNSGIEAAVKGAGGKMVSADSKGYYREVEVPGGKRLNRALVHEALLDADVFLNVPVLKDHSSSVITASMKNLMGVVWDRWYFHRNDLHQCIADIASLRRPDLTVVDAYNVMMRNGPRGVSESDVVRMRALVASTDFVAADAAGARLYGVDPAEVRHIGLAADMGLGRMDLKDLSINRIKLG, encoded by the coding sequence ATGGATCGTCGGGATTTTCTGAAAAGCGGCATCGTCGCCGGTTCCGCCCTGGCCCTGGGCGGCGTGACCGGCCTGTGGAGTGCGGCCGCCTCGGCCGCCGGACCGCAACGGCAGTGGGACCTGGTCGCCGTGCGCGGCGGCGAGCCGGACGAGATGTTCGACAGCGCCATAGCCGCCTACGGGGGCATGGGAACCTTCGTGCCCAAGGGGGCCCGGGTGGTGATCAAGCCGAACATCGGCTGGGACGTCTCCCCGGAGCGGGGCGGCAACACCAACCCCAGGCTCATCGGGCGCATCGCCGAGCACTGTTTCGACGCCGGGGCCCGCGAGGTGGTCGTCTTCGACCACTCCTGCGACAACTGGCGGCAGTGCTACCTGAACAGCGGCATTGAAGCGGCGGTAAAGGGTGCGGGCGGCAAGATGGTCTCGGCCGACAGCAAGGGGTATTACCGCGAGGTCGAGGTGCCCGGCGGCAAGCGGCTGAACCGCGCCCTGGTCCACGAGGCGTTGCTTGACGCGGACGTCTTCCTGAACGTCCCGGTGCTCAAGGACCACAGCTCCTCGGTCATCACGGCCAGCATGAAGAACCTGATGGGCGTGGTCTGGGACCGCTGGTACTTCCACCGCAACGACCTGCACCAGTGCATCGCGGACATCGCCTCCTTGCGCAGGCCGGACCTGACCGTGGTGGATGCCTATAATGTAATGATGCGCAACGGCCCGCGCGGGGTGTCGGAGAGCGACGTGGTCAGGATGCGGGCCCTGGTGGCCTCCACGGACTTCGTGGCCGCGGACGCGGCCGGGGCCCGGCTGTACGGCGTGGACCCCGCCGAGGTCCGCCACATCGGGCTGGCCGCCGATATGGGACTGGGCCGCATGGACCTCAAGGACCTGTCCATCAACCGGATCAAGCTCGGATAG
- a CDS encoding flavodoxin family protein produces MSKNILIISASPRKNANSDILCDEFLRGAEEAGHRAEKIRLAERHINYCTGCCTCVGKPGRCVQKDDMNAIYEQILAADVLVLASPVYFRSFNGQMKTFMDRVCPIYPLIHDKDVYFIAAAAGGSFPVESTFTGYRVFTDCLDVTEKGTVAVTGLWNAGGAKGTPASKKAFELGRSV; encoded by the coding sequence ATGAGCAAGAACATACTGATCATTTCGGCCAGCCCCAGAAAGAACGCCAACTCCGACATCCTGTGCGACGAGTTCCTGCGCGGGGCCGAGGAGGCCGGACACCGGGCGGAGAAGATCCGCCTGGCCGAACGGCACATCAACTACTGTACCGGATGCTGCACCTGCGTCGGCAAGCCCGGCCGGTGCGTCCAGAAGGACGACATGAACGCCATCTACGAACAGATTCTGGCGGCCGACGTCCTGGTCCTGGCCAGCCCGGTCTACTTCCGTTCCTTCAACGGCCAGATGAAGACCTTCATGGACAGGGTCTGCCCCATCTATCCCCTGATCCACGACAAGGACGTCTACTTCATCGCGGCCGCGGCGGGCGGCAGCTTCCCGGTGGAAAGCACGTTTACGGGCTACCGGGTCTTCACCGACTGCCTGGACGTGACCGAAAAGGGGACCGTGGCCGTGACCGGCCTATGGAACGCGGGCGGGGCCAAGGGCACCCCCGCGAGCAAGAAGGCCTTTGAACTGGGCCGCAGCGTCTAA
- a CDS encoding (R)-mandelonitrile lyase, with the protein MKKLILIMAVLAFAAVAYAEQGQVPYLQGTQKSFKGPAEYFTGDVTVDMLFPPNETAQYSGAYVTFQPGARTNWHWHPAGQHMIVTDGVALTGTRDGKVIEFHEGETVWCPVGVDHWHGATPDAPMTHLVISGVKDGKAVVWKEKVTDEQYMKR; encoded by the coding sequence ATGAAGAAACTGATCCTGATCATGGCCGTGCTGGCCTTCGCCGCCGTGGCGTACGCCGAACAGGGCCAGGTGCCCTACCTGCAGGGAACGCAGAAATCCTTCAAGGGCCCGGCCGAGTACTTCACCGGCGACGTGACCGTGGACATGCTGTTCCCGCCCAACGAGACCGCCCAGTACTCGGGCGCGTACGTCACCTTCCAGCCCGGGGCCCGGACCAACTGGCACTGGCACCCGGCCGGACAGCACATGATCGTGACCGACGGCGTGGCCCTGACCGGCACGCGCGACGGCAAGGTCATCGAGTTCCATGAAGGGGAGACCGTATGGTGCCCGGTGGGCGTGGACCACTGGCACGGCGCGACCCCGGACGCGCCCATGACCCACCTGGTGATCTCCGGCGTGAAGGACGGCAAGGCTGTCGTCTGGAAGGAAAAGGTCACCGACGAACAATACATGAAGCGATAG
- a CDS encoding iron-containing alcohol dehydrogenase yields MNFEFQNPTRIVFGAETLSRLGELVSEYGKKALIVTGGGSVKRSGTFDKVVESLKAAGVDFAECDGVEPNPRLTTVSRGAAIIREQGCDVIVAVGGGSVMDASKVMAAAALYDGDPWDMILHGQEEVYVPTEALPVVTVPTLAATGSEANCAAVVTNEETTVKSFISNPVLYPKVAVMDPALTVSVPKNQTAYGVCDLITHVTESYLNSAVSTPIQDSLTEGVIKTAMEWGPKAIADGNDVEARAQVMWAASVALIGWAQIGTDAPYPVHMMEHTVSAYHDITHAAGLAIINPAWMRFSAKSNTAKYVQFAERIFGLKAKSADDLDCALKGIDLFEEFLRSIGCPTRFSELGIDDKLLRTYADDTLKIINDGQGNLPGIPPLSADDMVAIFRSAL; encoded by the coding sequence ATGAATTTCGAATTTCAAAATCCGACCCGCATCGTCTTCGGTGCCGAAACCCTCTCCCGTCTCGGGGAACTGGTCAGTGAATACGGCAAGAAGGCCCTCATCGTCACCGGCGGCGGCAGCGTCAAGCGCAGCGGCACCTTCGACAAGGTCGTCGAAAGCCTGAAGGCGGCCGGCGTGGACTTCGCCGAATGCGACGGCGTCGAGCCCAACCCGCGCCTCACCACGGTCTCGCGCGGCGCGGCCATCATCCGCGAACAGGGCTGCGACGTGATCGTGGCCGTGGGCGGCGGCAGCGTCATGGACGCCTCCAAGGTCATGGCCGCCGCGGCCCTGTACGACGGCGACCCGTGGGACATGATCCTGCACGGCCAGGAAGAGGTCTACGTGCCCACCGAGGCCCTGCCCGTGGTCACCGTGCCCACCCTGGCGGCCACAGGCTCCGAGGCCAACTGCGCCGCGGTCGTGACCAACGAGGAAACCACGGTCAAGTCCTTCATCTCCAACCCGGTGCTCTACCCCAAGGTCGCGGTCATGGACCCGGCCCTGACCGTGAGCGTGCCCAAGAACCAGACCGCCTACGGCGTCTGCGACCTGATCACCCACGTGACCGAGTCCTACCTGAACAGCGCCGTGAGCACGCCCATCCAGGACAGCCTGACCGAGGGCGTCATCAAGACCGCCATGGAGTGGGGCCCCAAGGCCATCGCCGACGGCAACGACGTGGAAGCACGCGCCCAGGTCATGTGGGCCGCCTCGGTGGCGCTCATCGGCTGGGCCCAGATCGGCACCGACGCCCCCTACCCGGTGCACATGATGGAGCACACCGTCTCCGCCTACCACGACATCACCCACGCGGCGGGCCTGGCGATCATCAACCCGGCCTGGATGCGCTTCTCGGCCAAGTCCAACACCGCCAAGTACGTCCAGTTCGCCGAGCGCATCTTCGGCCTCAAGGCCAAGTCCGCCGACGACCTCGACTGCGCGCTCAAGGGCATCGACCTGTTCGAGGAGTTCCTGCGCTCCATCGGCTGCCCGACCCGCTTCTCCGAGCTGGGCATCGACGACAAGCTGCTGAGGACCTACGCCGATGACACCCTGAAGATCATCAACGACGGCCAGGGCAACCTGCCGGGCATCCCGCCGCTGAGCGCGGACGACATGGTCGCGATCTTCCGCTCGGCGCTGTAG
- a CDS encoding tautomerase family protein, whose amino-acid sequence MSNKGFSRREFMVKGTIGLGLAVTFELSGLGGAVNARAVKALAAEAAKERIMPHVSVMLWPGRSEEDKKRLAEAITEDVVRITGASPASVSVSIEDVPSDEWKERVYDPEVRDKADLLYKKPGYSM is encoded by the coding sequence ATGAGCAACAAGGGATTTTCGCGGCGGGAGTTCATGGTCAAGGGAACCATCGGTCTCGGCTTGGCCGTCACGTTTGAACTGAGCGGGCTGGGCGGCGCCGTCAACGCGCGCGCCGTCAAGGCCCTGGCCGCCGAGGCGGCAAAGGAGAGGATCATGCCCCATGTCAGCGTCATGCTCTGGCCCGGCCGGTCGGAAGAGGACAAGAAACGTCTGGCCGAGGCCATTACCGAGGACGTGGTCCGCATCACCGGGGCCAGCCCGGCCTCGGTCTCGGTGTCCATCGAGGACGTCCCGTCCGATGAGTGGAAGGAGCGGGTCTACGATCCCGAGGTCCGGGACAAGGCCGATCTGCTGTACAAGAAACCTGGATACTCGATGTAG
- a CDS encoding AraC family transcriptional regulator: protein MATIDGDAVESRLKGVRFFKDTMHVKRRPMLYNPGICIVASGHKVAYLGEQVFRYDADNYLVTSVSMPFECESFPSPDVPLLGLFIDIDMGQLNDLISQMDVKEDVARLRQNEYPLGLGPSAMDQDMKDAAIKLIKALKTDREARILAPGLVREIYYRALCGTQAPVLYALARGSNTFAQVAQVITMMEGSFSEKLDVQQLADSAHMSVSAFHKAFKEITTESPLQYLKKIRLTRAKDLIVQRNMKAYLAADAVGYESPSQFSREFKRHFGQSPAEIMRDMRSA from the coding sequence ATGGCTACAATTGACGGTGACGCCGTAGAATCGAGGCTCAAGGGCGTGCGTTTTTTCAAGGACACGATGCACGTTAAACGCAGGCCAATGCTGTACAATCCGGGAATTTGCATCGTCGCCTCGGGGCACAAGGTCGCTTACCTGGGCGAACAGGTCTTCCGTTACGACGCGGACAATTACCTGGTCACGTCCGTGTCCATGCCCTTTGAATGCGAGTCGTTCCCCAGTCCGGACGTGCCCCTGCTCGGCCTGTTCATCGACATCGACATGGGCCAGCTGAACGACCTGATCAGCCAGATGGACGTCAAGGAGGACGTGGCCCGCCTCCGGCAGAACGAGTACCCGCTCGGGCTGGGACCGTCGGCCATGGACCAGGACATGAAGGACGCGGCCATCAAGCTGATCAAGGCGCTCAAGACCGACCGCGAGGCCCGCATCCTGGCCCCGGGGCTGGTCCGCGAGATTTATTACCGGGCATTGTGCGGAACGCAGGCGCCGGTGCTCTACGCCCTGGCCCGGGGCTCCAACACCTTTGCCCAGGTCGCCCAGGTGATCACCATGATGGAGGGAAGCTTTTCCGAAAAGCTCGACGTCCAGCAGCTGGCCGACTCGGCCCACATGAGCGTGTCGGCCTTCCACAAGGCGTTCAAGGAGATCACCACCGAATCCCCGCTCCAATACCTCAAGAAGATCAGGCTGACGCGGGCCAAGGACCTGATCGTGCAGCGGAACATGAAGGCCTACCTGGCCGCGGACGCCGTGGGCTACGAGAGCCCGTCCCAGTTCAGCCGCGAATTCAAGCGGCACTTCGGCCAGAGCCCGGCCGAGATCATGCGGGACATGCGCTCGGCGTAG
- a CDS encoding DapH/DapD/GlmU-related protein, with protein sequence MDLKQLLEIFDNGQPIEAGSDAHSLLVHYSNEAMRITAELNNAYHSPDEVRSLMAALTGREVDGTFTLFPPFHSDFGKNITIGKNVFINACCNFQDQGGITIQDGALIGHKVVLATVNHGFAPEKRQLNYPAPIVIGKNVWVGSNATILQGVTVGDDAIVAAGAVVTKDVAPGTIVGGVPARFLKTVAEAEREQEQGAA encoded by the coding sequence ATGGACCTCAAGCAACTTCTCGAAATCTTCGACAACGGCCAGCCCATAGAGGCCGGATCGGACGCCCACTCCCTCCTGGTGCATTACAGCAACGAAGCCATGCGCATCACGGCGGAGCTGAACAACGCCTACCACTCGCCCGACGAAGTCCGTTCGCTCATGGCCGCGCTCACCGGCAGGGAGGTGGACGGCACCTTCACCCTGTTCCCCCCGTTCCACAGCGATTTCGGCAAGAACATAACGATCGGCAAGAACGTGTTCATCAACGCCTGCTGCAACTTCCAGGACCAGGGCGGGATCACCATCCAGGACGGCGCGCTGATCGGCCACAAAGTGGTCCTGGCCACCGTGAACCACGGCTTCGCCCCGGAAAAGAGGCAATTGAACTACCCCGCCCCCATCGTCATCGGCAAGAACGTCTGGGTCGGGTCCAACGCGACCATACTCCAGGGAGTCACGGTCGGGGACGACGCCATCGTGGCCGCCGGAGCCGTGGTCACCAAGGATGTGGCTCCGGGCACCATCGTGGGCGGTGTCCCGGCCCGGTTCCTCAAGACCGTGGCCGAGGCGGAACGCGAGCAAGAGCAAGGGGCCGCATAG